A genomic window from Egibacteraceae bacterium includes:
- a CDS encoding HAD family hydrolase gives MTSGISLVVTDLDGTLWDADERVHERTLAALHELASRQVPVLVATGRRLRSAAASLHRHRLELPAVLLDGAMGYHLSDGRCFHEACFRPADAVATLSAFTTAGLSPAVYVNRPDIDVLVGPEPSTHALHLAHIGDGLGRGDLDQAVASEAVYAFVVVDGGRAPVAAVAGSLRGAGTATVTHDAYFPGATITVRPPQTSKWEGVLAYCREQRIDPGRVLAVGDGANDVELLHGAAISCVVRDGCDAALALADHVIESAGEGGWSSIVEHCRER, from the coding sequence ATGACATCCGGCATCTCCCTGGTGGTCACCGATCTCGACGGCACCCTGTGGGATGCCGACGAGCGGGTGCACGAGCGCACCCTCGCCGCGCTGCACGAGCTGGCGAGCCGTCAGGTCCCCGTCCTCGTGGCCACGGGACGCCGGCTGCGCAGCGCGGCCGCCTCCTTGCACCGCCACCGCCTCGAGCTGCCGGCGGTGCTGCTCGACGGCGCGATGGGCTACCACCTCAGCGACGGCCGGTGCTTCCACGAGGCGTGCTTCCGCCCTGCCGACGCGGTCGCCACCCTGTCGGCGTTCACCACGGCCGGGCTGTCACCGGCGGTGTACGTCAACCGTCCCGACATCGACGTGCTCGTCGGCCCGGAGCCCTCCACGCACGCCCTGCACCTGGCCCACATCGGCGACGGGCTCGGCCGCGGCGACCTCGATCAGGCGGTGGCGTCCGAGGCGGTGTACGCCTTCGTCGTGGTGGACGGCGGCCGCGCACCGGTCGCGGCGGTCGCCGGCAGCCTGCGCGGTGCGGGCACGGCGACCGTGACCCACGACGCGTACTTCCCCGGTGCCACGATCACCGTCCGGCCGCCCCAGACCAGCAAGTGGGAGGGTGTGCTGGCCTACTGTCGCGAGCAGCGCATCGATCCGGGACGGGTGCTCGCCGTCGGCGACGGGGCGAACGACGTGGAGCTGCTCCACGGCGCCGCGATCTCCTGCGTGGTGCGCGACGGCTGCGACGCGGCGTTGGCGCTGGCCGACCACGTCATCGAGTCCGCCGGCGAGGGCGGCTGGTCCTCCATCGTCGAGCACTGCCGGGAACGCTAG